A window of Pseudodesulfovibrio hydrargyri contains these coding sequences:
- the murJ gene encoding murein biosynthesis integral membrane protein MurJ: MSDHGRRIARNAAVVAGATLVSRLLGFVRDIIVAFALGAGLFADAFFVAFRIPNLLRRLFGEGSLTMAFIPIYSRLMEEEGEEAAQAMARSAAIWLAVVLIGIILAVELLARPLTMAIAPGFLDNLEQFAVTVDLVRICFPYVVLICGVALCMGILNSRNHFLAPALAPVALNVSLIGAALFGYFMGYNVAYCMAYGVLVGGAAQWLLQQPFLARTGFSWRGPWSWRNPGVARMGMLMLPTVFGAAVYQLNILLGTLLASFLPVGSVSYLYYADRLVQFPLGVFGIAISTAALPSLSRLAARGEMAEYDEALSASLGLTLFISLPAAAGLIGLAGPVIGLLFERGAFTPEAVTATANALVAYSAGLPFIALSRPLVAGFYALEDTRTPVKIAVLCLAANIGLGVLLMQFLAHVGLALAVSASSLLNFGLLYVLLRRRRGASLLPAGAALRILLLSVLIGGGAFLSAGWRPWWVLLIPVWVVVYMFLSLAMGLKEARLFADMFRSRVRRKLAGRK; the protein is encoded by the coding sequence GTGAGCGATCACGGCAGACGCATAGCCCGAAACGCGGCGGTGGTGGCCGGGGCCACCCTGGTCTCGCGCCTCTTGGGGTTCGTTAGAGACATCATCGTGGCCTTTGCCCTGGGCGCGGGATTGTTCGCGGACGCCTTTTTCGTGGCCTTCCGCATCCCGAATCTGCTCAGGCGGCTGTTCGGCGAGGGCTCGCTGACCATGGCCTTCATCCCCATCTACTCCCGGCTCATGGAGGAGGAAGGGGAGGAGGCGGCCCAGGCCATGGCCCGGTCGGCCGCAATCTGGCTGGCCGTGGTGCTCATCGGCATCATCCTTGCCGTGGAGCTGCTGGCCCGCCCGCTGACCATGGCCATAGCGCCGGGGTTTCTGGACAACCTCGAGCAGTTCGCGGTCACCGTGGACCTGGTGCGCATCTGCTTCCCCTACGTGGTGCTCATCTGCGGGGTGGCCCTGTGCATGGGCATCCTCAACTCGCGCAACCATTTTCTGGCCCCGGCCCTGGCCCCGGTGGCCCTGAACGTCTCGCTCATCGGCGCGGCCCTGTTCGGCTATTTCATGGGCTACAACGTGGCCTACTGCATGGCCTACGGCGTGCTCGTGGGCGGGGCGGCCCAATGGCTGCTGCAACAGCCGTTTCTGGCGCGCACCGGGTTTTCCTGGCGCGGGCCGTGGTCCTGGCGCAACCCGGGCGTGGCCCGCATGGGCATGCTCATGCTGCCCACGGTCTTCGGCGCGGCCGTGTACCAGCTGAACATCCTGCTCGGCACCCTGCTGGCCTCGTTTCTGCCGGTGGGATCCGTGTCCTATCTCTATTACGCGGACCGGCTGGTCCAGTTCCCGCTGGGCGTGTTCGGCATCGCCATCAGCACGGCGGCCCTGCCGTCCCTGTCCCGGCTGGCGGCCAGGGGCGAAATGGCGGAATACGACGAGGCGTTGTCCGCGTCGCTCGGCCTGACCCTGTTCATCAGCCTGCCCGCCGCGGCCGGGCTCATCGGGCTGGCCGGGCCGGTCATCGGCCTGCTCTTCGAGCGCGGGGCGTTCACGCCCGAGGCGGTCACGGCCACGGCCAACGCCTTGGTGGCCTACTCCGCGGGCCTGCCGTTCATCGCCCTGTCGCGCCCCCTGGTGGCCGGGTTCTACGCCCTGGAGGACACCCGCACCCCGGTCAAGATCGCGGTACTCTGCCTGGCGGCCAACATCGGCCTGGGCGTGCTGCTCATGCAGTTCCTGGCCCACGTGGGGCTGGCTCTGGCCGTGAGCGCGTCCTCCCTGCTCAATTTCGGGCTGTTGTACGTACTGTTGCGGCGCAGGCGAGGCGCGTCCCTCCTGCCCGCGGGGGCGGCCCTGCGCATCCTCCTGCTGTCCGTGCTCATCGGCGGGGGCGCATTCCTCAGCGCGGGCTGGCGGCCGTGGTGGGTGCTGCTCATCCCGGTCTGGGTCGTGGTCTACATGTTCCTGTCCCTGGCCATGGGGCTGAAGGAGGCCCGACTGTTCGCGGACATGTTCCGCTCCCGGGTGCGGCGCAAGCTGGCGGGGCGCAAATGA
- a CDS encoding tRNA1(Val) (adenine(37)-N6)-methyltransferase: protein MSGVNTRAILDRRAYFPRGLVQPEGGYRFSLDSLLLASFANVTRGQTGLDLGCGCGVIGLALLLRQPGLRLTGVELNPQSVEAAKENAANLHLTDKLTIEQGDVVDWRSDGVVDFVVANPPYRKLGQGRESAEEDRRNARFEGAGTFAAFARCAAVALKTRGRFAFVHLPERLPEIMAGLADAGLASKRLRMVHGKADQEARMVLVETVQAASPGLRVEPPLILHEGTGKGTRLTGQALDFCPFLACNPKDDEEEDT, encoded by the coding sequence ATGAGCGGCGTGAACACCCGGGCGATCCTCGACCGGCGCGCCTATTTCCCGCGCGGCCTGGTCCAGCCCGAGGGCGGCTACCGCTTCTCCCTGGACTCCCTGCTCCTGGCCTCCTTCGCCAACGTGACGCGGGGGCAGACAGGCCTGGACCTGGGCTGCGGCTGCGGGGTGATCGGGCTGGCCCTGCTCCTTCGTCAGCCTGGGCTCCGTCTCACTGGAGTCGAGCTGAACCCGCAGTCCGTGGAGGCCGCGAAGGAAAATGCGGCCAATCTGCATCTTACCGATAAGTTGACGATAGAACAAGGCGACGTGGTCGATTGGCGGTCCGATGGGGTGGTGGATTTCGTGGTCGCCAACCCGCCCTACCGCAAGCTCGGTCAGGGCCGGGAGAGCGCGGAAGAGGATCGTCGGAACGCCCGTTTCGAGGGGGCCGGAACCTTTGCGGCATTCGCGCGGTGCGCGGCCGTGGCCCTCAAGACGCGGGGCCGGTTCGCCTTCGTGCATCTGCCCGAGCGGCTGCCCGAGATCATGGCTGGCCTGGCCGATGCCGGGCTGGCCTCCAAGCGTCTGCGCATGGTCCACGGCAAGGCCGACCAGGAGGCCCGCATGGTCCTGGTGGAGACAGTCCAGGCGGCCAGCCCCGGGCTGCGCGTGGAGCCGCCGCTGATCTTGCACGAGGGGACGGGAAAGGGCACCCGGTTGACCGGGCAGGCCCTGGATTTTTGTCCGTTTCTGGCCTGCAACCCCAAAGATGACGAGGAAGAGGATACATAG
- a CDS encoding C-GCAxxG-C-C family (seleno)protein, producing MANDFVKDRLLELFGDNKFLCAESVVQVIAEAGGRESRDVVRAATGFCSGMSRTRGQCGAVSGAVMGIGLYAGRGEAGEDHEACYALVQELLDRFDDRFGSINCFELIQCDFTDTDDKARYRRDNLRRDCYRMAVFAAETALSILREHGYLPDEADWIKSRLAPCGLLCGQCAAFADGPIHRASRELRDQLGPNFAAYAERFEAMNPVFAGYPAFAELLGFLAKGSCTGCREQGCLFQACKVPGCAGTHGVDYCFECEKFPCDEHGMPGRLGDVWRANNEKMRGCGAAKWYRKLKDKPRYP from the coding sequence ATGGCGAACGATTTCGTGAAGGACCGACTGTTGGAGCTGTTCGGGGACAACAAGTTCCTGTGCGCCGAGTCCGTGGTCCAGGTCATAGCCGAGGCGGGCGGTCGCGAGAGCCGGGACGTGGTCCGCGCGGCCACCGGGTTTTGCAGCGGCATGTCGCGGACCCGCGGCCAGTGCGGGGCCGTGTCCGGCGCGGTCATGGGCATCGGCCTGTACGCCGGACGGGGCGAGGCCGGGGAGGACCATGAGGCGTGCTACGCCCTGGTCCAGGAACTGTTGGACCGTTTTGACGATCGGTTCGGGTCCATCAATTGTTTCGAACTGATCCAGTGTGATTTCACCGACACGGACGACAAGGCGCGCTATCGCCGCGACAACCTGCGCCGCGACTGCTACCGCATGGCCGTGTTCGCGGCCGAGACCGCCCTTTCCATTCTCCGGGAACACGGCTACCTTCCGGATGAGGCCGACTGGATCAAGTCCAGGCTCGCCCCGTGCGGCCTGCTCTGCGGCCAGTGCGCGGCCTTCGCGGACGGGCCCATCCATCGTGCGAGCCGGGAGCTGCGCGACCAGCTCGGACCGAACTTTGCGGCCTACGCCGAGCGGTTCGAGGCCATGAACCCGGTTTTCGCTGGCTACCCGGCCTTTGCCGAGCTGCTCGGCTTCCTGGCCAAGGGGTCCTGTACCGGGTGCCGGGAGCAGGGCTGCCTGTTTCAGGCCTGCAAGGTGCCGGGCTGCGCCGGGACCCACGGCGTGGACTACTGTTTCGAGTGCGAAAAGTTCCCCTGCGACGAACACGGCATGCCGGGCCGCCTGGGCGACGTCTGGCGGGCCAACAACGAGAAGATGCGCGGGTGCGGGGCCGCGAAATGGTATCGGAAACTCAAGGATAAGCCAAGATATCCATAA
- a CDS encoding AAA family ATPase gives MITKIIIDNFMAHEHTELMLGPGVTILTGSNNTGKSAVVEALRCLATNPVPSHVIRHGAKEARVEVVLDDGTRVAWIRTKRWAKYELWAPGAEEPEEYNKLQRKVPEDVARVLRLDQVELETRKGAVDVHLGNQRDPVFLFNQPDSVMAEFFAASTESAHLLAMQNALKMRVRDAKREERALMDQTDRVGLDLDRLAPLPDIARRMEEAEDLERDATGLEQAIPALEGGLTEHRALVAALDRERAAGAVLEAIQPPPPVQDVDRLKRYIASMGTVSAQRGRAARTAGTLAGLATPPDTADTAPLRHLLRDLALTGATLHRASIHQAAMAGLAVPPAPENTSRLAGLVDELYVLRARNKRLARLEAVLGKIAEPPVPAPLDGLGGMVAELAGLINKISERQAELNGLETDLRSVVVAMDERIQAIGCCPVCGGDLTTDSFLDHGCRHDA, from the coding sequence ATGATTACCAAGATCATTATCGATAACTTCATGGCTCACGAGCACACCGAGCTTATGCTCGGCCCTGGCGTGACCATTCTGACCGGCTCCAACAACACCGGCAAGTCCGCCGTGGTCGAGGCGTTGCGCTGCCTGGCCACCAATCCCGTGCCCAGCCACGTTATTCGCCACGGGGCCAAGGAGGCCCGGGTAGAAGTTGTATTGGACGACGGCACACGGGTGGCATGGATTCGAACCAAGCGGTGGGCTAAATATGAATTGTGGGCTCCGGGCGCCGAGGAGCCCGAGGAGTATAACAAGCTGCAGCGGAAGGTGCCTGAAGACGTGGCACGAGTTCTGCGTCTTGATCAGGTGGAGCTCGAGACTCGTAAGGGCGCTGTGGATGTCCACCTGGGCAATCAGCGCGACCCGGTCTTCTTGTTCAACCAGCCCGATTCGGTCATGGCCGAGTTTTTCGCCGCGTCCACCGAGTCCGCCCATCTGCTGGCCATGCAGAACGCCCTCAAGATGCGCGTGCGCGACGCCAAGCGCGAGGAACGCGCCTTGATGGACCAGACCGATCGGGTCGGCTTGGATCTGGACCGCCTCGCCCCCCTGCCGGACATCGCCCGGCGCATGGAGGAGGCCGAGGACCTGGAGCGTGACGCCACCGGCCTGGAACAGGCCATCCCGGCCCTGGAAGGGGGGTTGACGGAGCATCGCGCCCTGGTAGCCGCCCTTGATCGCGAGCGGGCTGCGGGCGCGGTCCTGGAGGCGATCCAGCCCCCGCCGCCGGTCCAGGACGTGGACCGGCTCAAGCGGTACATCGCGTCCATGGGCACGGTCTCGGCCCAGCGCGGACGCGCGGCCCGCACCGCCGGGACCCTGGCCGGACTTGCTACCCCGCCCGACACGGCGGACACCGCCCCTCTGCGCCATCTGCTGCGCGACCTGGCCCTGACCGGTGCGACCCTGCACCGGGCCTCGATCCATCAGGCGGCCATGGCCGGTCTGGCCGTTCCCCCGGCCCCGGAGAACACCTCGCGGCTTGCCGGGTTGGTGGACGAACTGTATGTCCTGCGCGCCCGCAATAAGCGGCTGGCCCGCCTGGAAGCGGTCTTGGGGAAGATTGCGGAACCGCCCGTGCCCGCGCCCCTGGATGGCCTGGGCGGGATGGTCGCGGAACTTGCCGGATTAATAAATAAAATTTCTGAAAGACAGGCCGAGCTGAACGGCCTGGAAACGGACTTGCGGTCCGTTGTGGTAGCCATGGACGAGCGCATCCAAGCCATCGGCTGCTGTCCGGTCTGCGGCGGCGATCTGACCACCGACTCCTTCCTGGATCACGGGTGCCGCCATGACGCTTGA
- a CDS encoding metallophosphoesterase family protein, which yields MTLERIKANGLFLVADPHLADHPPGQRLEGYLDQIMIKLTACLERADELGMAFVLLGDLFHWPRDNSNRMLVELIRLFGGRTGDKAVHVLVGNHDKYQSRFTDDVSLAVLETAGAVRLMKDIGPQFVLDTPGGAVLVGASPDGAPLPKAYEREEGDPDTVVWLTHHNIRFPEFIDRAYSIKELPGVDWVVNGHIHRPQATVTKGQTTWANPGNITRLTFTRRSMVREPAAAIWTPGCEELEKWVVPYLPFDQVFPDQDLPPEEQEVEGESNFIKGLERLAWQRTHEGTGLRQFLTENLSTETPEGKLIWELYEEVVNGE from the coding sequence ATGACGCTTGAGCGCATCAAGGCCAACGGCCTGTTTCTGGTGGCCGATCCGCACCTGGCCGACCATCCGCCGGGCCAGCGGTTGGAAGGGTATCTGGACCAGATCATGATCAAGCTCACCGCCTGCCTGGAACGGGCCGACGAGCTGGGCATGGCCTTTGTCCTGCTCGGCGACCTCTTCCACTGGCCGCGCGACAATTCCAACCGCATGCTCGTGGAGCTCATCCGCCTGTTCGGCGGCCGCACCGGCGACAAGGCCGTGCATGTCCTGGTGGGCAACCACGACAAGTACCAGTCGCGCTTCACGGACGACGTGTCCTTGGCCGTGCTTGAGACCGCGGGCGCGGTCCGGTTGATGAAGGACATCGGCCCGCAATTCGTCCTGGACACCCCGGGCGGCGCGGTCCTGGTCGGGGCCAGCCCGGACGGCGCGCCCCTGCCCAAGGCGTACGAGCGTGAAGAGGGCGACCCGGACACCGTGGTCTGGCTGACCCACCACAACATCCGTTTCCCCGAATTCATCGACCGGGCCTATTCCATCAAGGAGCTGCCCGGCGTGGACTGGGTCGTCAACGGCCACATCCACCGGCCCCAGGCCACGGTGACCAAGGGGCAGACCACCTGGGCCAACCCCGGCAACATCACCCGGCTGACATTCACCCGGCGGTCCATGGTCCGCGAGCCCGCGGCCGCCATCTGGACGCCTGGCTGCGAGGAACTGGAGAAATGGGTGGTCCCGTATCTGCCCTTCGACCAGGTCTTCCCGGACCAGGACCTGCCCCCCGAGGAGCAGGAGGTCGAGGGCGAATCGAATTTCATCAAGGGACTGGAACGGCTGGCCTGGCAACGCACCCACGAGGGCACGGGCCTGCGGCAGTTTCTGACCGAAAACCTGAGCACCGAAACCCCGGAGGGCAAGCTCATCTGGGAACTCTATGAGGAGGTCGTCAACGGTGAATAA